A portion of the Rhodospirillaceae bacterium genome contains these proteins:
- a CDS encoding MaoC family dehydratase, whose translation MSETHCAFTFDNVGAFVGKEIGVTAWHPVTQDQIDLFADVTRDHDWMHVDPERARRELPYGGTIAFGFYTLSLLTAFSHEVGLWPEGTDYGLNYGLNRVRWMAPVPIGGRIRGRFLLESFDPHPSGGFLSTTRATVEIEGQDKPAMVAEWLGLFMRNGAGGI comes from the coding sequence ATGTCCGAAACTCACTGCGCTTTCACCTTCGACAACGTCGGCGCGTTCGTCGGCAAGGAAATCGGGGTCACGGCCTGGCATCCGGTGACCCAGGACCAGATCGACCTGTTCGCCGACGTGACGCGCGATCATGACTGGATGCATGTCGATCCCGAGCGGGCCCGGCGCGAACTGCCTTACGGCGGCACGATCGCCTTCGGCTTCTACACCCTTTCGCTGCTCACCGCATTTTCCCACGAGGTCGGCCTGTGGCCGGAAGGCACGGACTACGGACTGAACTACGGGCTGAACAGGGTGCGCTGGATGGCGCCGGTGCCGATCGGCGGCCGGATCCGCGGGCGCTTCCTGCTGGAATCGTTCGATCCCCACCCGAGCGGCGGCTTCCTCAGCACGACCCGTGCGACGGTCGAGATCGAAGGGCAGGACAAACCGGCGATGGTCGCCGAATGGCTCGGCCTTTTCATGCGCAACGGCGCAGGAGGAATCTAG